The window ATTGTATCGCCTCCTGATTTATATTGGTCTCTCACTTTTATATTATCAGGAGGCGATATTTTTTTCAACTCCATTTTTCCTTACAGGAATATCTCTTATCTAAATTTATTTGACATCTTTTTGGTGAATTTTCATATTCTTTTAATTTTATTAAATCGGATTTAAAAGGCTCTAAATCCTGTATTTCTTTCATTATTTCAATAATAAAAGGATGTTTATTAAAAACCTCTTCATTTATCTTATAATATGTCCAATATGAACTTTTTCTACTTGTAGCCAAATCAAGTAGCATTATTTTTTTTAAATGTTTTGAAATATTTGGTTGAGAAAGTTCTAAAACCTCTTCTAAATCACAATTACAATGTTCCCCTTGAAAAAGTATATTTAATATTCTTAACCTTGTTTCATCAGAAAAAATTTTTATCATTTCAACAAATTTATTCATATCATTGCCTCCATATAACTATATGATTATTTGGTTATATAATTATTATATCAAATTATAATTGAAAAATCAAATAGATTTTTAGGTTATGTGTATTTTGCATTATTTAATTTTTTTGTAAAATATATTTTTTTTATTGGAGTTAAAATATTTGAGATAAATTACGCAAAGGGGTGGATTAAATGTATGATGTAATTGTAATTGGTGGAGGACCAGGTGGATATGTTGCTGCTATTAGATTAGCTCAGTTAGGGAAAAAAGTTGCAATTATAGAAAAAGAAAATTTAGGTGGCACCTGTACGAATAAAGGTTGTATACCTACAAAAGCAATGTTAACTGCCGCACATTTATATACAGATATTATTTTTAAATCAAAGAAATTTGGTATTAAAGTTGATAATGTTTCATATGAGCTTTCTGGAATTATGAAACATATGAATAAATCAATAACAATGTCAAGAAAAGGTATTGAATACTTAATGAAGAAAAACAATATAGATGTATTTAATGGGAATGGAGAAATTATTGATAAGAATCATGTAAAAGTAAATGATGATATCATTGAAGGTGAGTATTTAATTTTAGCTCATGGTTCTGTTCCTTCAATGTTCCCACCTTTTAATCAAATAGAAGGGATATGGACAAGTGACTATGTATTTAAAATGACAGAATTACCAGATAGTATTGTAATTATAGGCGGTGGAGTTATAGGGGTTGAATTTGCAACATTTTTTGCCTCGTTAGGGAAAAAAGTTCATATTGTAGAATTAGCTGATCATATTTTACCTTTTGAAGACGAAGATGTTGCTCAAGAAGTAAAAAAATCATTAATTAAAAAAGGTGTAAAAGTATATGAAAAAACAAAGGTTAAAGATGTTAAAAATGATGAAAATTATATTGTTATAGCTGAATCAGAAAATGGAGAATTAGAATTATCTGCAGATAGAGTATTATTAGCTGTTGGAAGAAGACCAAATATTCCAGAAGATGTTAAAAAATTAGGTGTAACAATTGAAAGAGGAGTAGTTACTGACAATACTATGAAAACAAATATTGATAATATATATGCTATAGGAGATATCAGAGCGAAAATCATGTTAGCACATGTAGCAATGTTTGAAGGTATTGTTGCTGCACATAATATAGCTGGAGAAAAAATGGAAATGGATTATTCAGCAGTTCCATCAATTATTTTCTCTTCTCCAGAAGTTGCTTCAACAGGATTAAAAGAAAAAGATTTAGATCCAGATAAGATAATTATAGGTAAATTCCCTGTTTCTGCAAATGGAAGAGCTAGAACAATGGAAGAAAGAGAAGGTTTTGCTAAGGTTATAGCAGATAAAGAAACAAAAAAGGTATTAGGTTTTGCTGTTGTTTCACCTTCTGCTACAGATATGATTATGGAAGGTGTTTTGGCTGTGAAAAATGGATTAACCGTTGAAGAAATTGCTAATTCCATACATCCACATCCTACTTTAACAGAAACAATTCTCGGTGCGTTTGAAGATGCTGAAGGAATGGCATTACATATATAATAAAAAGCAGGAAGTTAATCTTCCTGCTTTTTATTATAAATTTATTTCCTAATTCTAATTGCCTTTTCTGCATTTAGGTGTTTTTCGCTTAAAGTTGATGAATCACCATAATAACCTAAAATAATTAATGTAATTAAGGTATATTCATCAGAAATATTCAAAACTTTTTTTGCCATTATTGGGTCAAAACCGGCTATAGGATGAGCAATTAAACCAAATTTAGTTGCTTGAGTCAGAATATTTCCAACTGCCATTCCAGTATCAAATAAATAATATTCTCTATTATCAGATAAATCACAATCGTCATCTTTTTTAGCATATACAGCAATTATTGCAGGAGAATTCTTTGCCCAATAATTCCCTCCAGGTAAAGATTCTTTTAGTTTAGTTAATTTTTCATCTTCAGTAATAACTATAAAATTCCAAGGTTGCTTATTTGCACATGATGGAGCAAGTTTTGCTGAATATACTAACAGATCTAATAAATTATTGTCAATTTTTTTAGTTGAAATTGCTCTGTATGCTTTTCTATAATATATATTT of the Marinitoga litoralis genome contains:
- a CDS encoding ArsR/SmtB family transcription factor, with protein sequence MNKFVEMIKIFSDETRLRILNILFQGEHCNCDLEEVLELSQPNISKHLKKIMLLDLATSRKSSYWTYYKINEEVFNKHPFIIEIMKEIQDLEPFKSDLIKLKEYENSPKRCQINLDKRYSCKEKWS
- the lpdA gene encoding dihydrolipoyl dehydrogenase, whose translation is MYDVIVIGGGPGGYVAAIRLAQLGKKVAIIEKENLGGTCTNKGCIPTKAMLTAAHLYTDIIFKSKKFGIKVDNVSYELSGIMKHMNKSITMSRKGIEYLMKKNNIDVFNGNGEIIDKNHVKVNDDIIEGEYLILAHGSVPSMFPPFNQIEGIWTSDYVFKMTELPDSIVIIGGGVIGVEFATFFASLGKKVHIVELADHILPFEDEDVAQEVKKSLIKKGVKVYEKTKVKDVKNDENYIVIAESENGELELSADRVLLAVGRRPNIPEDVKKLGVTIERGVVTDNTMKTNIDNIYAIGDIRAKIMLAHVAMFEGIVAAHNIAGEKMEMDYSAVPSIIFSSPEVASTGLKEKDLDPDKIIIGKFPVSANGRARTMEEREGFAKVIADKETKKVLGFAVVSPSATDMIMEGVLAVKNGLTVEEIANSIHPHPTLTETILGAFEDAEGMALHI
- a CDS encoding nitroreductase family protein; the encoded protein is MEYSFGKYNLILFEKIDIPRKYKIKIHHEKNEFFYENIDKEFEIELDIHYSENKDENCTAIFIDPLGNVRKKFYSREYLEKEINKFINNLFDIDENIYYRKAYRAISTKKIDNNLLDLLVYSAKLAPSCANKQPWNFIVITEDEKLTKLKESLPGGNYWAKNSPAIIAVYAKKDDDCDLSDNREYYLFDTGMAVGNILTQATKFGLIAHPIAGFDPIMAKKVLNISDEYTLITLIILGYYGDSSTLSEKHLNAEKAIRIRK